A portion of the Cervus elaphus chromosome X, mCerEla1.1, whole genome shotgun sequence genome contains these proteins:
- the NXT2 gene encoding NTF2-related export protein 2 isoform X2, with translation MAMAVEFKTYVDQACRAAEEFVNIYYETMDKRRRALTRLYLDKATLIWNGNVVTGLEALANFFDMLPSSEFQVNMLDCQPVHEQATQAQTTVLVVTSGTVKFDGNKQHYFNQNFLLTAQTTANNTVWKIASDCFRFQDWATI, from the exons ATGGCCATGGCTGTG GAATTTAAAACTTATGTAGATCAGGCGTGCAGAGCTGCTGAGGAATTTGTCAATATTTACTATGAGACAATGGACAAAAGGAGACGG gcaCTAACCAGGCTGTATCTGGACAAGGCCACTTTAATATGGAATGGAAATGTTGTTACAGGGCTGGAAGCCCTAGCCAATTTTTTTGACATGTTGCCTTCTAGTGAATTCCAGGTCAATATGTTAGATTGCCAGCCAGTTCATG AGCAAGCTACTCAGGCCCAGACCACAGTTCTTGTTGTGACCAGTGGAACTGTGAAGTTTGATGGCAACAAGCAACACTACTTCAACCAGAACTTCCTGCTGACTGCGCAGACTACTGCTAACAATACCGTGTGGAAGATTGCGAGTGACTGCTTCCGTTTTCAGGATTGGGCTACTATTTAA
- the NXT2 gene encoding NTF2-related export protein 2 isoform X1, with protein MKKFRSEWSQGDRERHQRRNDFSEEPHTSYLWRGNQGREDVVTPPLQEKGNSESPMAMAVEFKTYVDQACRAAEEFVNIYYETMDKRRRALTRLYLDKATLIWNGNVVTGLEALANFFDMLPSSEFQVNMLDCQPVHEQATQAQTTVLVVTSGTVKFDGNKQHYFNQNFLLTAQTTANNTVWKIASDCFRFQDWATI; from the exons ATGAAAAAATTCAGAAGTGAGTGGTCTCAGGGAGACAGAGAACGACACCAAAGAAGAAATGATTTTTCTGAGGAGCCACACACCAGCTATTTGTG GCGAGGGAACCAGGGACGAGAGGACGTAGTGACGCCGCCACTGCAGGAAAAGGGCAATTCGGAATCCCCGATGGCCATGGCTGTG GAATTTAAAACTTATGTAGATCAGGCGTGCAGAGCTGCTGAGGAATTTGTCAATATTTACTATGAGACAATGGACAAAAGGAGACGG gcaCTAACCAGGCTGTATCTGGACAAGGCCACTTTAATATGGAATGGAAATGTTGTTACAGGGCTGGAAGCCCTAGCCAATTTTTTTGACATGTTGCCTTCTAGTGAATTCCAGGTCAATATGTTAGATTGCCAGCCAGTTCATG AGCAAGCTACTCAGGCCCAGACCACAGTTCTTGTTGTGACCAGTGGAACTGTGAAGTTTGATGGCAACAAGCAACACTACTTCAACCAGAACTTCCTGCTGACTGCGCAGACTACTGCTAACAATACCGTGTGGAAGATTGCGAGTGACTGCTTCCGTTTTCAGGATTGGGCTACTATTTAA